CGATGATAGTGTAGCATTTGCTATGTGAAAGTAGGACATTACCAGGCTTCAAATTGTAGAAAGCCCGACTAGCAATAGTCGGGCTTTTTTACGTCTGCAGAAAAGTGATATTCAGCATTTCATTCTCTAAAGCGTAGCGTCTCCTAAGCGAAGCGCCTCTTTGTGAACAGTGTTTTAGTTATTCAATACACTGGCCTATGATAGGCAACATATCACTGTGACTCTCTACCGCTGAGGGCACCATGACATTCTACTGCGTAGCCACCGACTTCAAATACGAGAAAGCTGCTTCAGAAATGAAGCGGCTTTTTTACTGTCTGGGGTTTAGTAAACTCACTATCCCTATACTTGAACAACTATTTTTCATGGCTACCTGATAAACAATATAATTAGATATACAGTATTACTCTAGTTAACCTCATTTTACCCAGTATTCTTAATACACGGAGGGAATAACCTAGATGGTATTCAGAAATACAGCCCCTGTTTTAGATAGCATAATTTAGATTTCAGCAAGTTCCCTATATATCTCATCGACTCTTAGCAGTTATTGATCTAAGCTAATTAAAAAATAATCTTGCGTACTATATTTCAAGAGTATGTTTGATATAAAAATAACAAAGGCTTTTATATGGATAATTATCCTCAGGGTATTTTTTGTTGGTCAGAGCTTTGCACACATAATTGGAAAGAAGGTAAAGCTTTTTATACCTCTCTATTTGATTGGGGTTATGATGATCAGCCAATTGGCGATGGTATTTTTTACACTATGCTCCAGAAAGAGGGTGACGACATTGCCGCTATGTACGAAATGCCAAAAGAGCAAATTCAGGAGAGTGTTCCAAGCAGTTGGTTAACTTACATTGCTGTAGATGATGTAGATCATTGTGCAATTAAAGCGAAAGAGCTTGGGGCTAAAATAATTGCGGGTCCGCACAATGTTATGGATGCAGGTCGTATGCTTATGTTTACTGATCCGGGGGGAGCAACCGTTGCATTATGGCAAGGAAAAGATCATAAAGGATGTAAACGTTTATCAGAGCTATCAACGCCTTATTGGCATGAGTTAGCGACGCGAAATAGCAAAGTAAGTAATGAGTTTTACTGTGCTTTACTAGGTTGGAAGAGCGAAGTGAAACCTATGGACAACATGGAATATACTTTATTTATGGTAGACGGTAAGCCGATTGCTGGAATGCTGGAAATGAGTAGCGAATGGCCTGATGATGTCCCACCTCATTGGATGATTTACTTTGCAGTTGACGACTGTGATTCTGCCCTTAATAAGGCGAAAAAGCTGGGAGCCCAAGTATGTGTACCTTCTACTACAGTACCAGACGTTGGCCGATTTGGTGTTCTTTGTGATCCTCAAGGTGCTGTTTTTTCGGTGATCCAAACGAAGGATTAAAGCGTTTACAATATGCTGATAAGTACATGAGAGAGTTGTCTTGCACTTTGCTACTTTGGTTATTGGCATTAACGTTTAATTTTTTGTTATTTTGTTATAATGCCAGTTATATAAATTATGCATGTTGAGTAGACAATGGAATTTGAACAAGATAGCAATTTAATGCTGCCGTTATTTTTATTAAACGAGTCCTTAAGTGAAAGGGATGTAGAGCAGCCTGATTTTGAAATATCAGTAGCGCTCGATGATGAGTTACTTGCTCAAATTTGCCAAAATCCCTCAGAGGACAGCAGCATAGCTATTACAATAACAAGTTATGAGCTGTTAATAGCCGATCCTTCTTACAAATATATGTTAGAACAATCACACCACGCGCAAATAACTTTAAATCATGGTCCTGTATTGAGTGTTGTACTAAATACTGAGGATCAAGATGTATTTATATCTCCGCAGATGGATATGATGCCGACCTTTGATTTAGGTGATGAAGGCGAATGAATAAACTCATAGGCATCGTTACATTAGTTATTTTAAGTGGTTGTGCATACTTAGGTAATGCTCACTACAATGAGCTATTTGGCACTGAGCAGGCCCAGCAGCGTATCGTATCTCATACTACTGGCGAAGGGGCTAATTTTTTACAGAATGTGAAACCGGTGCTCGATACTCGGTGTGTTGTGTGTCATGGTTGTTACGATGCACCTTGTCAGTTAAAGCTATCATCCCCTGAAGGAATAGATAGAGGGGTAAGCAAAGACCTTGTTTACGACGGAACTCGTTTACTTGCTACAACGCCGAGTAGATTGTTATTTGATGCTACAACCACAGAGCAATGGCGAGAAAAGAACTTTACTCCTGTTTTAAATGAGCGAGTACAAACTGAGGAAGCTAACTTAGCTGGTAGCGTCTTGTTTAATAGTTTAGTACTGAAACAAAGCCATGAATTGCCTGCAAATGAAATATTAAATAATGAATTTGATTTTTCGCTGAGCCGCTCTCAAACCTGTGCCACTATGGGAGAATTTGATCAATTAGCGGGTGAGCAACCTCATGCTGGTATGCCTTATGGATTACCGGGCGTATCCCGTGATGAATTTAATCATTTGCAGAAGTGGCTCAAAGCAGGCGGTAAAA
This DNA window, taken from Pseudoalteromonas marina, encodes the following:
- a CDS encoding VOC family protein; amino-acid sequence: MDNYPQGIFCWSELCTHNWKEGKAFYTSLFDWGYDDQPIGDGIFYTMLQKEGDDIAAMYEMPKEQIQESVPSSWLTYIAVDDVDHCAIKAKELGAKIIAGPHNVMDAGRMLMFTDPGGATVALWQGKDHKGCKRLSELSTPYWHELATRNSKVSNEFYCALLGWKSEVKPMDNMEYTLFMVDGKPIAGMLEMSSEWPDDVPPHWMIYFAVDDCDSALNKAKKLGAQVCVPSTTVPDVGRFGVLCDPQGAVFSVIQTKD